CCCTGATCAACATCGATCCCATCGTTGTGGGCAAGTGGGCCGAAGACCGGGGGATCTCCTACACCACCTTCATGGACCTGTCCGGCAAACCGGAAGTGGCGGAGCTGCTGAAAGGGGCGGTGGCCGACGTCAACGCGCGTGCGGAGCAGGACCATTTTAAAATCAAACGCTTCGCCGTTCTTTACAAACTGCTGGACACGGACGACGGCGAGTTGACCAAGACCGGGAAAATTCGCCGGAAATTTGTTCGGGAGAAATACGAGGATCTTTACGAAGCCCTCTACGACGAGAGCGTGAGCAAAAAGAGAGTCGAGGCGTTTTTCCAGTACCAGGACGGCCAGACCACCACCGTGGAGGCCGACATGTCGTTTTACACAATGGAAGGAGAGGCATGAGTTATTTTTTTCAACTTGTCATCAGCGGGGTCGTGGTGGGCTCCATTTATGCCCTTTCGGCACTGGGGTTCGTGCTGATCTATAAATCCAGCCGTGTCTTGAACCTCGCCCACGGTCAGATTATCGCCTCCGGGGCCTTCATTGCCTATGCCCTGACCGTGTTTGTAGGCATTCACATCGTGATCTCCTTTCTCCTGAGCATGGTGATCACCTTTTTTCTGGCCATGAGCGTGGAGCGCGTGTTCCTGCGCCGATTGATCGGCGAACCCATCATCTCGGTGATCATGGTGACCATCGGGTTGATGTCCATAATCGACGGCATTATCTACCTGACGCCCTTTGGCGCCGGCAACTTTTCATTTCCGGAATTTCTGCCCAAGGCACCCGTTACCTTTGGGGGGGTATCGATTTCATGGACCCAGCTGGTGGGGGTCGTTATCACCTTTATTATGATCGGCGCCTTTACCTGGTTTTTCAAGGCCTCCACCGTGGGCATCTCCATGCGGGCCGTGTCCGACGACCAATTTGCCTCCATGTCCATCGGCATCTCCGTTCCCCGGGTGTTCGGACTGGCCTGGGCCACGGCCGGCTTGAGTGCGGCCGCAGCCGGCGGCATTATCGGCAACATCACCGGCTTGAATTTTAACGTGCTGCACTCCTTTGGCATCATCGTCTTTCCGGTGGTGATCGTGGGAGGGCTGGACTCCATTGTCGGGGCCATCGTGGCCGGCATCATCATGGGCCTGATCCAGCAGTTCGCCGCCGGCTATCTGGATGGCCACTGGGGGTTGAACGGAACCGCCGACGTTTTGCCCTACGTTATTTTACTGATCATTCTGCTGTTTAAACCCCATGGCCTTTTCGGTATCCATGAAATTGAGCGGGTGTAGTCTATGTCTGAAAATCGATGGTTAGCCACGGGCAACTTTTTTACTTCCTATAAAGCGGAACAGCGCATCTTTTTGACGCACATCGACCGGCTGATTTTCAGTTGTTTCCTGGTAGTGGCGTTTGTCTGGCCGCTTTTCCTGGAGGTCGGCAACAAATACATGCTGGTGATCGACAGCATTCTCATCGCCATCATCGCCGTTTACGGCTTGAACCTGCTGACCGGGTTTGCCGGCCTGATCTCCATTGGCCACGCCGCCTTTGTGGGGGTGGGGGCCTATAGCCTGGCGGCTTTTGCGCGCGTCCTGGGTGGCAACCATGTGCTCTTGACGCACTACTGGCCCCTGATGATCCTGGTGGCCGGCCTGGTCGGTGCGGTGATCGGCGGCATCGTCGGCCTGCCGTCCCTGCGCCTGAAGCACCTCTATTTGGTGATCGCTACGCTCTCGTTCCAGATGATTTTTCAGTGGTTTATCAACTTTTCCAAGTTTTTCAACCAGGGACAGACCATCGCCATCGGCCGGGTGTTCTGGTTCACGGGCAAGGTAATGCGCAACCAGCACTATTTTTTCTGGTACTACGTGATCCTGGTCTTTGTGGTTGTCCTGGGCTTTGCCGTGCGAAACCTGCTGCGCACCAAACACGGTCGGTGCCTGGTGGCCGTGCG
Above is a window of Deltaproteobacteria bacterium DNA encoding:
- a CDS encoding branched-chain amino acid ABC transporter permease, which gives rise to MSYFFQLVISGVVVGSIYALSALGFVLIYKSSRVLNLAHGQIIASGAFIAYALTVFVGIHIVISFLLSMVITFFLAMSVERVFLRRLIGEPIISVIMVTIGLMSIIDGIIYLTPFGAGNFSFPEFLPKAPVTFGGVSISWTQLVGVVITFIMIGAFTWFFKASTVGISMRAVSDDQFASMSIGISVPRVFGLAWATAGLSAAAAGGIIGNITGLNFNVLHSFGIIVFPVVIVGGLDSIVGAIVAGIIMGLIQQFAAGYLDGHWGLNGTADVLPYVILLIILLFKPHGLFGIHEIERV
- a CDS encoding branched-chain amino acid ABC transporter permease gives rise to the protein MSENRWLATGNFFTSYKAEQRIFLTHIDRLIFSCFLVVAFVWPLFLEVGNKYMLVIDSILIAIIAVYGLNLLTGFAGLISIGHAAFVGVGAYSLAAFARVLGGNHVLLTHYWPLMILVAGLVGAVIGGIVGLPSLRLKHLYLVIATLSFQMIFQWFINFSKFFNQGQTIAIGRVFWFTGKVMRNQHYFFWYYVILVFVVVLGFAVRNLLRTKHGRCLVAVRDNDRAADAMGMNPGFTKVYAFALAGFFAGVAGALHAYLWRGVGFESFLLHHSITYLAMAIVGGLGTLVGAIVGPAAIMMLELQVENLAGFIGHYISSLGDVATAFRPLSFGLVIVLFLMFEPRGIANWWRIMRNYFKLWPFRY